In Paenibacillus sp. FSL R7-0345, a single window of DNA contains:
- a CDS encoding HEAT repeat domain-containing protein, translating to MSTALLQELHQEVRRLYIAGSDLAADDFRLKRLLPQFEQLGERAAVFKRLGEGISALMSTEAAAGQGSAVKLQDLALLLESVLYTQGSTSPSGGVPDQLQGSAFGLETKVSSRKLSAVRQALTTTGSGRYETVLEAFKDGVFEDLRLLPLAVSALGDPYAELADFAMNKIVPSYGPAAADYLVEHFNPAGGKSEVRKLHVIKAVGRPELLEEIFKAAGSGSDDVRAAAILCLAGQQEYVQALLDWTTDKKKPIREAAYTALAEGGSAEGQERLFEAFAGKKDRELAAYALAKWPSEPLAERLSVKFMDELQEALAADHKDSKKNEALWNVISLYLIALTDIRNPQLDEIFRFIIGEYDRFAALGWLHLLDRAARYEETAQSEQGLELLRELDKKSVRYLSYYFRAAQQLLTAGELYAEFAGGSMLDKMKAKLAKDAATRNRVLQETLEEQILNAERVTYELSWDYSGSRQQYVWEMLSPDRIAAEWDPRWLDWAIDRDAPELVSALARPGHSGVQEYLIAKLNREGKHRKDFDFVSNLFKGLERAGLPEAERQELLISVVAEQRFQNPYSLHFYLLELMLSFPASYAERIEAVLPKYRYESKTQLEYVASHLRGRQ from the coding sequence ATGAGTACAGCATTATTGCAAGAGCTTCATCAGGAGGTACGAAGACTATATATTGCGGGCAGCGATCTGGCTGCAGACGATTTCCGCCTGAAACGGCTGCTGCCGCAGTTCGAGCAGCTGGGCGAACGGGCTGCTGTGTTCAAGCGGCTTGGTGAGGGGATTTCGGCACTGATGTCAACTGAAGCTGCTGCAGGGCAGGGTTCCGCAGTGAAGCTGCAGGACCTGGCCCTGCTGCTGGAATCGGTGCTGTATACCCAGGGAAGCACCTCGCCGTCCGGCGGTGTACCCGATCAGCTGCAGGGCAGCGCATTTGGACTGGAGACCAAGGTATCCTCCCGGAAGCTGTCAGCTGTCCGTCAGGCATTAACGACAACAGGAAGCGGCAGATACGAGACAGTGCTTGAAGCGTTCAAGGATGGCGTGTTCGAGGATCTGCGCCTGCTCCCGCTGGCCGTCAGTGCGCTTGGCGATCCCTATGCGGAGCTTGCAGACTTCGCCATGAACAAGATTGTGCCATCCTATGGTCCGGCTGCAGCCGATTATCTGGTGGAGCATTTCAATCCAGCCGGCGGAAAAAGCGAAGTCCGCAAGCTGCATGTGATCAAAGCAGTAGGCCGTCCTGAGCTGCTTGAAGAAATCTTCAAGGCTGCCGGCAGCGGCAGCGATGATGTGCGGGCGGCGGCTATTCTCTGCCTGGCCGGTCAGCAGGAATATGTTCAGGCACTGCTTGATTGGACAACGGACAAGAAGAAGCCGATCCGCGAAGCTGCATATACAGCACTTGCGGAAGGGGGCTCAGCAGAGGGGCAGGAGCGGCTGTTTGAGGCTTTTGCCGGGAAGAAGGACCGGGAACTGGCGGCCTATGCGCTGGCGAAATGGCCGTCTGAACCGCTGGCAGAAAGGCTGTCAGTGAAGTTTATGGATGAGCTGCAGGAGGCCCTGGCAGCGGATCATAAAGACAGCAAAAAGAACGAGGCACTCTGGAACGTCATCTCGCTGTACCTGATAGCCCTTACTGATATCCGCAATCCGCAGCTTGATGAAATATTCCGTTTTATTATTGGAGAATATGACCGGTTTGCCGCTCTGGGCTGGCTGCATCTGCTGGACCGGGCTGCGCGGTATGAAGAAACTGCGCAGTCGGAGCAGGGACTTGAGCTGCTGCGTGAGCTGGATAAGAAGAGCGTACGCTACCTTTCTTACTACTTCCGCGCAGCGCAGCAGCTCCTCACAGCCGGGGAGCTCTACGCTGAGTTCGCCGGGGGATCGATGCTCGACAAGATGAAGGCGAAGCTGGCTAAAGATGCCGCCACGCGTAACCGTGTGCTGCAGGAGACGTTGGAGGAGCAGATCCTGAATGCGGAAAGAGTGACTTATGAGCTCTCCTGGGATTATTCGGGAAGCCGCCAGCAGTATGTGTGGGAGATGCTGTCTCCGGACCGGATCGCGGCAGAGTGGGACCCGCGGTGGCTGGACTGGGCGATTGACCGGGATGCCCCGGAGCTGGTATCCGCTCTTGCCCGCCCCGGTCATTCCGGTGTACAGGAGTATCTGATTGCCAAGCTTAACCGGGAAGGTAAACACCGCAAAGACTTTGACTTCGTGTCCAATCTGTTTAAAGGACTTGAACGCGCGGGGCTTCCTGAAGCGGAGCGGCAGGAGCTGCTGATCTCTGTGGTGGCGGAGCAGCGATTTCAGAATCCGTACTCCCTGCATTTTTATCTGCTTGAGCTGATGCTGAGCTTCCCGGCCAGCTATGCTGAACGGATTGAAGCGGTCTTGCCTAAATACCGCTACGAGAGCAAAACGCAGCTGGAGTATGTAGCCAGCCATCTGCGAGGCCGGCAGTAG